From a region of the Bacteroidota bacterium genome:
- a CDS encoding DUF1599 domain-containing protein translates to MSNTSQQYDASIAICRDIYAKKLRDYGTAWRVFRPSSLTDQLFIKARRVRTIQEKGTQKIADDVRGEFVALVNYSIMALIQLELAADTRLDLPEAEANALYDKYAAQAKALMEDKNHDYGEAWREMRISSLTDLILAKLLRIKQIEDNNGSTLISEGVDGNYFDIINYSIFVLIRFSEGTL, encoded by the coding sequence CAAACACGTCGCAACAATACGACGCAAGTATAGCCATCTGCCGCGACATCTACGCCAAAAAGCTGCGCGATTACGGCACGGCCTGGCGGGTGTTCCGTCCGAGTTCGCTCACCGACCAGCTTTTCATCAAAGCCCGCCGCGTGCGCACCATACAGGAAAAAGGCACGCAAAAAATAGCTGACGATGTGCGGGGCGAGTTTGTGGCGCTGGTTAATTACAGCATCATGGCCCTCATTCAGCTCGAACTGGCCGCCGACACCCGCCTCGACCTGCCCGAAGCCGAAGCCAACGCCCTTTACGATAAATACGCCGCACAGGCAAAAGCCCTCATGGAAGATAAAAACCACGATTACGGCGAAGCCTGGCGCGAAATGCGAATTAGTTCGCTCACCGATCTGATTTTGGCAAAATTATTGCGGATCAAACAGATCGAAGATAACAACGGCAGCACTCTTATTTCGGAAGGTGTGGACGGAAACTACTTCGATATCATCAATTATTCTATTTTCGTACTCATCCGCTTCTCAGAAGGAACACTATGA